The following are encoded in a window of Arthrobacter sp. NicSoilB4 genomic DNA:
- a CDS encoding 2,3-butanediol dehydrogenase yields MKAARFHAREDLRIEDIPVPELRPGAVKIAVAWCGICGTDLHEFLEGPIFTPPPGSPHVLSHEAAPVTLGHEFSGTVEELGEGVTGLAVGDSVVVEPYIVCNECGPCLSGHYNLCTKLGFIGLAGGGGGLSETIVVDTRWVHPVGDIPLDEAALIEPLAVAYHAVGRSGVKAGDAAVVGGAGPIGLLTAAVLKGLGVTTIVTELSAARKDKAVSSGVADHVLDPSSDDVKARVLELTEGAGADAAFECAGVNAVLDTMLDVVRPAGVVVNVSIWGHPATVDMQKVVLKEIDLRGTIAYCGDHAAAIKLVQDGKVDLKPFITGRIALDDLVDKGFDTLINHNDTAVKIIVHP; encoded by the coding sequence ATGAAAGCAGCACGATTCCATGCCCGTGAGGACCTCCGGATCGAAGATATTCCGGTGCCGGAGCTGCGCCCGGGGGCGGTGAAAATCGCCGTCGCCTGGTGCGGGATTTGCGGCACGGACCTCCACGAATTCCTCGAAGGCCCCATCTTCACACCCCCGCCCGGAAGCCCCCACGTTCTTTCCCACGAAGCCGCCCCGGTGACCCTGGGACATGAATTTTCCGGCACGGTCGAGGAACTGGGCGAGGGCGTGACCGGGCTCGCCGTCGGGGACAGTGTCGTGGTTGAGCCGTATATCGTCTGCAACGAATGCGGCCCGTGCCTCAGCGGTCACTACAACCTGTGCACCAAGCTGGGCTTCATCGGCCTGGCGGGCGGCGGCGGGGGCCTGAGCGAGACGATCGTCGTCGACACCCGCTGGGTTCACCCCGTCGGCGACATCCCGCTCGACGAAGCCGCCCTCATCGAGCCCCTCGCGGTGGCCTATCACGCCGTCGGGCGCAGCGGCGTCAAAGCCGGGGACGCCGCCGTCGTCGGTGGTGCCGGCCCCATCGGGCTGCTGACCGCAGCGGTCCTCAAGGGCCTGGGCGTCACCACGATCGTCACCGAGCTGTCGGCCGCGCGGAAGGACAAGGCGGTCTCCTCGGGGGTCGCTGACCATGTTCTGGACCCCAGCTCGGATGACGTCAAGGCGCGTGTGCTGGAACTGACTGAGGGGGCAGGGGCTGATGCAGCCTTTGAATGTGCCGGCGTGAACGCCGTGCTGGACACCATGCTCGACGTCGTCCGGCCGGCCGGTGTCGTGGTCAACGTGTCCATCTGGGGACATCCGGCCACTGTGGACATGCAAAAGGTGGTCCTGAAGGAAATCGACCTGCGCGGCACCATCGCCTACTGCGGCGACCACGCGGCCGCCATCAAGCTCGTCCAGGACGGGAAAGTCGACCTGAAACCCTTCATAACGGGACGAATCGCCTTGGATGACCTCGTGGACAAGGGCTTCGACACCCTGATCAACCACAACGACACAGCGGTGAAGATCATCGTCCACCCGTAG